Proteins encoded by one window of Anopheles maculipalpis chromosome 2RL, idAnoMacuDA_375_x, whole genome shotgun sequence:
- the LOC126556640 gene encoding serine-rich adhesin for platelets, translated as MINLSTSAAAHAYACRSGGTGMVVSRSVPNSRGIRSITASVASADSAMETAVGGLEMLSQGYGSIGFRNNRFQYEIPTVGQHYGNAFHLTEDDDDVRDFLVEHQRYGTDVHHDIMEEHIAEDDDEEEDIEMSTGVEVISIDPNCDYDTDEEEEEEEDEEEEDDNEEDIKCKIDAKNEKVPEYENGASGKEAALFQPTAILNVAMVNDAQNVTQSVDPAPATVLRNDGEVYEMYSSVGGVHCHIQDELVEDVNRSRSRISANTDISSSSSSSRDSSTSSTYVSDKDSSNQLPFASTRPAEEQEQGAVVHQYHQSYHSEEDEDEEEVEDDDDDDDDPGLDFSPSKNTLWELPAKLLQDTSGRKKSKTQPHGRRKRCSTSQRQSFSMPHSPVGAGTVESGPVIGGGLLPTSLSFDDLDSLVCDLSPLKNVSTGKASTHGLEEDDLLADPLANASNFDLTAYITGDDDNAPCETAGQRRKVEPVQSPPKRVLPKSRGKELKVLRQHMMLLEPQDNEVELEPASNGKRDSAAKAVRKLTMDDESSDSEDEDVAQQTNSKKVDNRNETRGIRRVSKRKLVDDTDKDPTWNPNGVGSSNSSSSKTKFETKVSNQKQSTTPGSTTSSVGVGLNAGTSKPVIGSNQCSSSGEEACSKPPPPSAIVKKGIKFGQVIKTESSGSRFQAATACLSKKSPNNGVTPKPTTAKVETGRDHHNQAHTNVHRKKTNVKLDHDYCSPKRVSHIHTTTGGNSHVPGSLSIATAAGGGGVGSSGSLPRKTIEIPFLLPTKEQLRQERKLQKEKKRTDQPTSTVATKKQLVAQSSVSSTSSDNAKDKQVQQYRGGSGASKSPLKIAASASGNGPLSNNSPKPLSTSEAKRSDVNETCVNKIATAVGSRSGSGGANEVSQSAKMCATIPNAIGGSVKRQISLLKINQPGKGGAVTTSHVSNGNSAQEKTVETISGNSSQQETIVTSNAADSTTLVEDLEGGKHEVVVRKKLNLQEYKKRREHPESSVQKASDPIIRQQYVSRDSTSNGSPPINSTSGYSNSSKCPNSNGVVIAKPEPTQITKPDRQSMHQNSLKPQEPLDPISAAKMKALRMQQLKKEAAIKSNEVKLSQKTIPLMPILPLAQITSLEFDEHGNPLPLDDASNRAGQNMASSVNDSLKLHPDYEEIIIVSIGCNTSLTIEPSEKDSETGVDHLPNGAEDDRRHQHQNSTQQGPGSEKEVTRLLNISDTIKRCCPSVDTMPGSSLIASIQEVMIKKSNKSTPNPQGLMGMDASIAEGAVTLKAETMPAVGSGARDQQQQYLLHQTSPYVGVSPPSSFSPGKPERAQTTNARTMGDEGPVKPSRTSKVLSCPPATTTAVIATQTDIDAAVDAVTEHGEDKVIMHLRKDRVRAQRIDAATQTDPCGRFPPLCKLALPSMASIEDSGSSNSSSKDSSTILLARQREQQKRTERQRSYRRLRRRNGSESPSDADSDAASDRHPSGRSKSHQERHHRVRDRNSHSHSRSRSRHRSSRRRSSCSSGSRSRSRSGYSSRVHLNHHNQQPHCIADISGGCNNTSNSRYSRSRRKSRTCSRSSSSTSSSRYGSRGRRSLSSSSSTSSMSSSGASDGAVHRTRSRSRSPRSRSRSGKRSSTPDRQHYHTRERVINNHRRAISPERNIVYVGRLESTVSKEDLQQKFEPYGKIVKITLHVKANGSRYGFVTFEKPQHAYDAIDACGTDANLRNYDVSFGGRRAFCRTQYADLDGEVSNDHDHQMPYVTLDGSLLLPSRGPLPYSVVPAVCHKESMMYGSAGALAGSGTTGGESFDDLLKKFKKEISARRT; from the exons atgataaatctCTCCACATCGGCAGCGGCACATGCATACGCTTGTCGTAGTGGTGGAACTGGTATGGTGGTAAGCAGGAGTGTTCCCAAcagtcgtggtatccgttcaATTACGGCGTCGGTCGCCAGCGCAGATAGCGCGATGGAAACGGCCGTTGGAGGGTTGGAAATGCTCAGCCAAGGATATGGTAGCATTGGCTTCCGAAACAATCG ATTTCAGTACGAAATACCCACGGTTGGCCAGCACTATGGCAATGCCTTCCATCTGACAgaagatgatgacgatgtGCGCGATTTTCTCGTCGAACATCAACGTTACGGCACCGATGTGCACCACGACATCATGGAGGAACATATCGCGGAAGATGACGATGAG GAGGAAGACATCGAAATGTCCACTGGAGTCGAGGTGATATCGATTGATCCAAATTGTGATTACGACacggatgaagaagaagaggaagaggaggacgaggaggaagaagatGATAATGAAGAAGATATAAAATGTAAGATCGatgcaaaaaacgaaaaagtgCCAGAGTATGAAAACGGTGCATCAGGAAAAGAGGCTGCTCTCTTCCAGCCAACTGCGATTCTAAACGTCGCAATGGTTAACGACGCACAGAATGTAACACAGTCGGTTGATCCAGCCCCGGCCACCGTGTTACGAAACGATGGTGAAGTGTATGAGATGTACAGTAGTGTTGGTGGCGTACATTGTCACATCCAGGATGAGCTGGTGGAAGATGTAAATCGCAGTAGAAGCAGGATTAGTGCTAACACAGACATCAGTTCCAGTAGTAGTTCTAGTCGTGATAGCAGTACCAGCAGTACGTATGTCTCGGATAAAGATAGTAGCAACCAATTACCTTTTGCTTCCACCCGGCCAGCGGAAGAGCAAGAGCAAGGTGCAGTGGTGCACCAATACCACCAATCGTACCATTccgaagaagatgaagatgaggaggaggtggaggacgatgatgatgatgatgatgatcctgGTTTAGATTTTAGCCCATCGAAAAATACGCTTTGGGAGCTGCCGGCCAAATTGTTGCAAGATACGTCGGGCCGAAAGAAGTCCAAAACACAACCGCACGGGCGCCGGAAACGTTGCTCCACTAGTCAGCGGCAATCGTTCTCGATGCCACATTCACCGGTTGGTGCTGGAACGGTTGAGAGTGGTCCGGTAATCGGTGGTGGACTGTTACCGACCAGTCTAAGCTTTGACGATCTAGATTCGCTCGTTTGCGATCTGAGTCCGTTGAAGAATGTGTCAACGGGAAAAGCTTCTACCCACGGGCTGGAAGAGGATGACTTGTTAGCCGATCCATTAGCAAATGCGTCAAATTTCGATCTAACCGCATATATAACTGGAGATGATGATAACGCGCCCTGCGAGACTGCTGGGCAGCGTCGCAAAGTTGAACCGGTGCAATCCCCACCCAAGCGTGTCCTTCCTAAATCCCGCGGTAAAGAACTGAAAGTGCTCCGTCAGCATATGATGCTACTGGAGCCTCAGGATAACGAGGTTGAACTGGAACCAGCTTCGAACGGTAAACGGGACAGCGCAGCAAAAGCGGTTCGTAAACTAACGATGGATGATGAGAGTAGTGATAGTGAAGATGAGGATGtagcacaacaaacaaatagtaaaaaagttgataatcgaaacgaaacgagaGGAATACGGAGAGTgagtaaaagaaaattggTGGACGATACCGATAAGGACCCTACGTGGAATCCGAACGGTGTTGGTAGTAGTAATAGCAGTAGCAGTAAAACCAAATTTGAAACCAAGGTATCAAATCAAAAGCAGTCAACGACGCCAGGTTCGACGACAAGTTCGGTTGGTGTTGGATTGAATGCTGGTACTAGTAAACCGGTCATTGGCAGCAATCAGTGTAGTAGCAGCGGTGAGGAAGCATGCTCAAAACCACCTCCGCCTTCTGCAATTGTAAAGAAGGGAATAAAATTTGGACAAGTAATAAAGACGGAGTCATCTGGTTCACGATTTCAAGCTGCTACTGCTTGTTTGTCGAAAAAATCGCCCAACAATGGTGTTACTCCAAAACCGACCACAGCGAAAGTGGAAACAGGTCGCGATCACCATAATCAAGCCCACACGAATGTCCACCGTAAGAAGACTAATGTAAAGTTAGACCACGACTATTGCTCGCCAAAGCGAGTCTCGCATATACACACCACAACCGGTGGAAATAGCCATGTCCCAGGATCTCTCAGtattgctactgctgccggtggtggtggtgttggtagtagtggtagtcTGCCACGCAAAACGATTGAGATTCCATTTCTACTACCAACGAAAGAGCAGCTACGACAGGAACGCAAATTACAGAAGGAAAAGAAGCGCACCGACCAACCGACGTCGACggtggcaacaaaaaaacaacttgtGGCACAATCGAGCGTCAGTTCTACCTCGTCTGATAATGCGAAAGATAAGCAAGTTCAGCAGTACCGTGGTGGCAGTGGTGCGAGTAAGTCTCCGTTGAAGATAGCAGCATCTGCAAGCGGCAATGGTCCGCTATCCAATAATTCGCCGAAGCCGCTGTCGACATCCGAGGCGAAACGAAGTGATGTAAATGAAACGTGTGTAAATAAGATCGCTACTGCAGTCGGCAGCCGCAGTGGCAGTGGTGGCGCTAATGAAGTAAGCCAATCGGCAAAGATGTGTGCGACGATTCCCAACGCCATCGGAGGTAGTGTGAAACGGCAAATTTCACTGTTGAAGATAAATCAACCTGGCAAGGGTGGTGCTGTCACAACAAGTCATGTGAGCAACGGTAACAGCGCACAGGAGAAAACCGTTGAAACGATAAGTGGCAACAGCAGTCAACAAGAAACGATCGTAACTAGCAACGCCGCCGACTCGACGACGCTTGTTGAAGATTTGGAAGGAGGTAAGCACGAGGTAGTAGTGCGTAAAAAGCTCAATTTACAGGAGTACAAAAAGCGTCGTGAACATCCGGAATCATCCGTACAGAAAGCAAGCGACCCTATCATTCGTCAACAATATGTTAGTAGAGATAGTACGAGTAACGGTAGTCCTCCGATAAACTCTACAAGCGGGtatagtaatagtagtaagTGTCCGAATTCTAATGGTGTGGTGATAGCGAAACCAGAACCAACCCAGATAACCAAGCCAGACAGGCAATCGATGCATCAGAATAGCCTCAAACCACAAGAACCGCTGGATCCTATCTCTGCCGCCAAAATGAAAGCTTTGCGAATGCAGCAACTGAAAAAGGAGGCAGCAATCAAATCGAACGAGGTGAAACTTAGTCAAAAAACGATCCCCCTTATGCCGATTCTACCGCTTGCACAGATCACCTCGCTTGAGTTTGACGAGCACGGCAATCCGCTGCCATTGGACGATGCATCCAACAGAGCAGGACAAAATATGGCCAGTTCCGTTAACGATTCGCTTAAGTTGCATCCGGATTACGAGGAAATCATTATAGTTTCGATCGGTTGTAATACGTCCCTGACGATAGAACCGTCGGAGAAAGATAGCGAAACGGGCGTTGATCATCTACCAAACGGCGCGGAAGATGATCGACGTCATCAGCATCAGAACAGCACCCAGCAAGGTCCGGGATCGGAAAAAGAAGTCACCCGACTGTTAAACATTTCGGACACCATTAAACGATGCTGTCCGTCGGTCGACACAATGCCAGGCAGTTCGCTCATCGCAAGCATACAGGAggtgatgataaaaaaatctaacaaaaGCACCCCTAATCCTCAAGGACTAATGGGTATGGATGCATCGATAGCCGAGGGTGCAGTCACACTGAAAGCGGAAACAATGCCGGCAGTCGGATCCGGAGCGCGTgatcaacaacagcagtaTCTATTGCACCAGACCTCACCGTACGTGGGTGTATCGCCTCCGAGTTCTTTCTCGCCGGGCAAACCAGAACGAGCGCAAACAACAAACGCTCGAACGATGGGCGACGAAGGTCCAGTTAAACCAAGTCGCACCTCAAAGGTGCTTTCTTGCCCtcctgctactactactgctgtgaTCGCAACACAAACCGATATAGATGCTGCCGTCGATGCTGTGACAGAACATGGCGAAGACAAAGTGATCATGCATTTGCGGAAAGATCGTGTACGTGCACAGCGCATCGATGCAGCTACACAAACCGATCCATGCGGTCGGTTTCCTCCGTTGTGTAAACTTGCTCTCCCGAGCATGGCATCGATTGAGgacagtggcagcagcaacagcagcagtaaggATTCTTCCACCATTCTTCTTGCTAGACAGCGTGAGCAGCAGAAGCGCACCGAACGGCAACGATCGTACCGTCGGCTTCGTCGCAGAAACGGTAGCGAATCGCCATCCGATGCAGATTCGGATGCAGCCTCCGATCGCCATCCGTCTGGCCGTTCGAAGTCGCACCAAGAACGGCATCACAGGGTGCGGGATCGTAACAGTCACAGTCACAGCCGGAGCCGCAGTCGACATCGTTCCTCACGACGTCGATCTTCGTGTTCGTCTGGTTCGCGATCGCGTTCGCGAAGTGGTTACTCTTCTCGCGTGCATCTTAACCATCATAACCAGCAACCGCACTGTATAGCCGATATAAGCGGCGGATGCAACAACACTAGTAACAGCCGTTATTCGCGCAGTCGCCGAAAATCGCGCACGTGCTCGAGGTCGTCCTCCTCGACGTCATCATCCCGGTACGGTAGTCGTGGACGCCGCTCGCTATCGTCCTCCTCTTCCACCAGCTCGATGTCATCGTCTGGTGCGTCCGATGGTGCGGTGCATCGTACGCGTAGCCGTTCTCGCTCGCCACGATCCCGTTCCCGGTCGGGTAAACGATCGAGTACGCCCGATCGTCAACACTATCACACGCGAGAACGTGTCATCAACAATCATCGTCGCGCAATCTCACCAG AGCGCAACATTGTGTATGTCGGTCGGTTAGAGAGCACCGTAAGCAAAGAAGATTTACAGCAGAAATTTGAACCGTATGGtaaaattgtcaaaattaCTTTGCACGTCAAGGCCAACGG CTCCCGGTATGGGTTTGTGACGTTCGAGAAACCTCAGCATGCGTACGATGCCATCGATGCTTGCGGAACTGATGCTAACCTGCGGAACTACGACGTCAGCTTTGGCGGACGTCGAGCGTTCTGTCGCACACAGTACGCGGATTTGG ATGGCGAAGTGTCCAACGATCACGATCATCAGATGCCATACGTTACGCTCGATGGGTCGCTTCTGCTGCCGTCTAGAGGACCACTGCCGTACAGTGTCGTCCCTGCCGTCTGCCACAAGGAATCGATGATGTACGGGAGTGCTGGCGCGCTTGCCGGCAGTGGTACTACTGGCGGTGAAAGCTTTGACGATTTGCTGAAGAAGTTCAAGAAGGAGATAAGTGCACGGAGAACATGa
- the LOC126559219 gene encoding integrator complex subunit 12-like, which produces MASTLDIDPTFKHALKLLHSPHSDATEKIRNLLDELIKQRYGSGKTLINTLSKKHLGEEPLAGGSNLYVRKQKVIEPKPIPVINLDPDPEPMAGGTIECIVSAPEALTMPPMPSGSILISTSDLEGNDEDDDVVMEEDKLKELEDLMCVVCRLMDVSARNRLVECADCHALYHQECHKPVISEADANDEENAWYCTLCRNKQTVTKLPVTAMVSTPPITIATSPSPTISSSASKATSHSKSASSKSAESSSSSSSSSSSKHKSSKSGSKSSDSSHERDRDRDRDRGERERDRERDRDRDRDRDRERERDRDRSSKSSSNSGGGGSSSSSGGAGSAASGAVGTPSINIISADKRLQMMKKKAAKMQDSKRKHK; this is translated from the coding sequence ATGGCCTCAACGTTGGACATTGACCCAACGTTTAAACACGCGTTAAAACTACTTCACTCACCACACTCGGATGCAACCGAAAAGATTCGCAATCTACTGGACGAGCTCATCAAGCAACGATACGGCAGTGGAAAAACGCTAATTAACACCCTTAGCAAGAAACATCTCGGCGAGGAACCGCTTGCAGGGGGAAGCAATCTGTACGTGCGCAAGCAGAAAGTGATTGAACCGAAACCCATTCCCGTGATCAATCTGGATCCGGATCCGGAACCGATGGCAGGCGGTACAATCGAGTGTATCGTTAGCGCCCCGGAAGCACTAACCATGCCGCCAATGCCGTCCGGCTCCATTCTGATCTCCACCTCCGACCTGGAGGGTaacgacgaggacgacgatGTCGTCATGGAGGAAGACAAGCTGAAGGAGCTGGAAGATCTGATGTGTGTCGTGTGCCGCCTGATGGACGTCAGTGCGCGGAACAGGCTGGTCGAGTGTGCCGACTGTCACGCTCTATATCATCAGGAATGCCACAAACCGGTCATTTCCGAAGCAGACGCTAACGACGAGGAGAATGCGTGGTACTGCACGTTGTGTCGCAACAAGCAGACGGTCACCAAGCTGCCGGTTACTGCGATGGTATCCACACCACCGATTACCATTGCAACGTCACCGTCACCTACGATTAGCAGCTCAGCGTCAAAAGCAACGTCACATTCGAAAAGCGCCAGCAGCAAATCGGCCGAATCCTCGTCCAGCTCTAGCTCGTCTAGCAGTAGCAAGCACAAATCGTCCAAAAGTGGAAGCAAATCGTCGGACTCTTCGCATGAGCGTGATAGGGATCGTGACCGTGACCGGGGCGAACGGGAACGCGATCGCGAGCgggatcgtgatcgtgatcgtgaccGCGACCGAGAGCGCGAAAGGGATCGCGATCGCTCATCCAAATCGTCTTCgaacagtggtggtggtgggtccTCGTCTTCGTCGGGAGGTGCTGGAAGTGCTGCCTCCGGTGCCGTCGGAACACCGAGCATTAACATTATCAGTGCCGATAAGCGGCTGCaaatgatgaagaaaaaagccgCTAAAATGCAGGACAGTAAACGCAAGCACAAATAA